GCAACTTCCGCCAGCGCTACCTGCGCACGCTTACCGACGAAGTACTTCAGATCTACGACTCCCATCTGAACCCACGCTTTATCAAAGAGGATGCGCGCCTTCACCTTTCCGATTCACTGCTCGTACGCATTATTGCCGAAAAGGAACTCTACTTCACGTTGGGGCCACGCCAAGCTATCGGCTTGTTTTACCACGATAACCAGGGCGACTTCGTGATTGTAGCCGCCGCCGAGAACCGCGCGGGGCGTGCTCGCATGGAGCACCTAGCTTCCATGCTCGCCCTAGTTTTTGTTGGGAGCTTGGTAGTAATTTATGTTGCCGGCCGTTTGTTTGCTGGCCGGGCCTTGGCTCCTATTGCTGCCGTCAACGACCAGGTAGACCGCATTACGGCGCGCGACTTACACCTGCGTGTGGAAGAAGGCCGCAGCGACAAGGACGAGATTACGCGCCTAGCCCGCACCTTTAACCGTATGTTGGAGCGCTTGGAAGAAAGCTTCGAAGGCCAGCGCACGTTCGTCAGCAATGCCTCCCACGAGCTACGCACGCCGCTCACCGCTACCATCGGCGAGCTGCAAGTGCTCCTTGCCCGCGACCGAGAACCTGTTGCTTATCGTGAGGCTTTAAGCTCTGTATTAACAGAGCTACAGCAGCTTAAAACGCTGATAAATAATTTACTCGAATTTACGCAGGCCAATACGGGCACCATGACGGGTGATGAAATCCGCCTGGACGAGTTGCTCTGGGAAGCACGCGAGGCTGTAGCCCCTGACCAACGTCGGCGCATCCATATCACACTTGACTCATTGCCTCCTGATGCTACCCAAATGGAGATTTCAGGTAACCGTCAGCTGTTGAGCCGAGCGTTGGCCAACTTGTTTGATAATGCTCTGAAATACTCTGGTGACAAGCCTGTGGAAGTCCACTTTGAATACGCGGAAGGCTTTGTTTATATCCTGATTGAAGATCAGGGTATTGGTATTTCGGAAAAAGACCTCTCGGGTATCTTCCAACCCTTCTTTCGAGCTGGCAATGCTAGGGGTGTTATTGGGCACGGCGTGGGCTTGCCACTCTCCAAGAAAATTATCGAACTGCACGGTGGTAAGCTCACCATCACTTCGCAGCTAAACGAAGGCACCATAGCGGCTGTAACGTTCAAGTTGTAGCCATTCTCACTCATTTACTTAAGTACAGCTTCCTGAAAATTGGATGAAAAGTTTTGAGATGTTTCATTCCATAGTATGAAATATCTCATAATAATTATGCTTATTTCAGTAAAAATAAACATTATTCTTTTCTCTAATCCGTTTCTAATGTGTCTCTAACCTACCTCTAACTTCGGGCTCGTAGCATTGCACATCACCTATTTAAGATACCTGTGCTACGTACTATCCGTTTTACTACTGCTGTTGTGGCAGCTTTCACCACCTGCACCTTCACGAGTTGCTCGGAAGAAGCCACTGAGTTGGTCACCAAAACACCCGAACGGTCGGCGCTCCACCCCCATATGCTGCGCCATCTTACCTTAGATACCGCCCGAACCGAGGCAGTTCGTAGCGAAGTGAAGCTAACTGGGCGCGTGAGCACCAACCTCGATAAAACGGTGCAGGTGTACCCGTTGGTTGGCGGCGTGGTGGAAGCCGTACGCGTTAGCCTCGGCGACCATGTAGAGAAAGGACAAGTGCTGGCCGTGATTAAGAGCGGCGAAATTGCCGACCTGCAAAACCAGAATTCCGCCGCTGGCTCCGACCTAACTATTGCCCGCAAAAACCTGCAAGTGACAGAAGATCTATTCGGTAGCGGCCTAGCGGCGGAGCGCGATGTACTGACCGCACGGCAGGAACTGCGCAAAGCGCAAGCCAATGCAGGCAAGAGTCGCAAGCAGCTAAGCGTGTACGGTGTATCGGCCGACGGCACCTACACTTTGCGGGCACCCATCTCTGGCTTCATCACTGAAAAGAATGTCACCGACCGCATGCAGTTCAACGCTGATAATGTCGATAACCTGTTCACGATTGCGAACCTGAGCACGGTCTGGGTACTGGCCGACGTTTTCCAGGCCGACATTGCCCACGTGCAGGTAGGTCATACCGCCGACGTAACGACGCTGAGCTACCCCGACAAACATTTCATTGGGCATATCGACAAGGTCTTCAACATGCTCGATCCGGAGAGCAAAGTGATGAAGGTGCGTGTGCGCCTCGATAACTCCGACTACCTGCTTAAGCCCGGTATGCACGCCCGCGTGAACGTCTCGACTATCGAAAAGCAACGGCACGTAGCGGTAGCGCACAAAAACTTGGTTTTCCACAACGACCGCAACTTCGTGCTCGTGTTCAAAGACCCGAAACACATTGAAACGCGTGAGGTGTCGATTCTCAAAACCGTAGGCGACAAGAGCTACGTCTCGTCGGGTTTGCAGGATGGCGAGCGAGTAGTTGCTCAAAACCAGCTCTTGCTCTATAAAGAGCTAAACGATTAACAGTTGCCCGTCGTTGCGGCTTGTTCCTCCGAATGCCTGGGCTTCATCGTCTGGGCATTTTCGGTTTATGGCGGCCAATTCTTCCTAATACAGCGACTACACTATGCACGCTCCGGATGGCGAATCCCACTAATTTCTTGACTATTTCTAAAAAATAGCAACGTCTAAAACCTTCATTCCAAGCTTTAAACGAGGTTTTTTCGAGAAAATATCGTTTCTAATCTGGCTCTAATCTACCTCTAATACGCCCCTAATACCGTGGTCGTACACTTGCATATCCAAACGCTTAATCGGATATGCAACGCCTATTTTTGTTCCTGATTTCTCTACCGCTGCTAGCTGGCACCGCCCAAGCGGCAGCCACTCCAGCGCCCAGTGCGCCGGCCGATACGGTGCAGCTCACGCTGCCGCAAGCCGAGCAGCGTTTCGTCCAAAATAACTTCTCGCTGCTCGCTCAGCAGTACAACGTAACGGCTGCCGAAGCGCAGATTCAGCAGGCTAAGCTGTGGGATAACCCTACTATCTCGCTGGAGCAGAACACCTATAACCCTACCACGGGCAAACACTTCGACATGACGAGAAGTGGTGAGAGCATCGTGCAGGTGCAGCAGCTGTTCTCGATTGCGGGTCGGCGCAAAGCAGCTGGCCGCGTAGCGCAGCAGAACGCCTTAGTAGAACAATTCAACTTCCAGGATTTGCAGCGCAATCTGCGCTTCCAGCTCCGTACTACCTTCTACGATCTGTTCTTCAAACAGCAAACTGTAGGCGCTTACGACCGGGAAATCAACTCCTTCCGCCGCACAGTAGCCCAGTACCAAGGGCAGTATGACAAGGGCAACATTGCCCTGAAAGAAGTGATTCGCCTGAAGGCTTTTTTGTTTCAGCTGGAAAATGAGCGCCAAGGTCTGCTCACGGATATTGCCGGTCAGGAAGCTGACTTAAGGGTGCTGATTCGTGATAACGCAGGCACGTACTACCGCCCCCAAGCCGATCCAGTTCGCTTGCAAGGCCTAGGCCTTGGCGCTTACTCGGTGGAGCAGCTAGCCGATACCGCTCAGATTGCCCGCGCCGACTTACGGGCCCGGCAAGCCGATGTGGAGCAGCAAAACCAAAACCTGCGTTTGCAACGCGCCATTGCGGCTCCCGACCTAGCTGTAGGCTACGTCTACGACCGCGCAGGCAGCTACATCCAGAATTACAACGCCTTAACTCTAGGTATTGCCGTTCCAATCTTCAACCGCAACCAGGGCAACATTCGCTCAGCGCAGGCGCAGATTGAGAGCAGCAAGGCCCAGCTAAACCAGCAGCAGCTGGTGGTGCAGAATGACGTGCAGGAAGCGTACCGTCTCACGCAGCAAACCAACCAACTTTACCAGAATACGAACCGCTCAACCGGGGACTTCGACCGTCTCATTACGGGAATTGAGCAGAGCTATGCTAAGCGCAACATCACCATCGTGGAGTTCCTAGACTTTTACGAAAGCTACAAGAACAACTTGGTACTGCTCAATCAGTTGCGTTCCAATCGAATGCGGGCCTTTGAGCAGCTTAATTTCTCTGTGGGCCGCCCCATTTTCAGGGCAGAATAATTGTATCAGAACTCCTCATTAGATCCAAAGAATCAACGATATGAACCGCATCCCCTCCCTCCTACTCGCTGCTACCGCTTCGCTGGGTTTGCTGGCAAGCTGCTCGCAGAAACCAAAAGACGACGCGGAAACGCCGCAGAAAGCCGAAGCCGGCTTTACGATGTCGGATACTATGCTGCGTGAGTTGAGAATAGATACTGTACACGCTGAGCCCGTACGCGACGAGCTGACGCTCTCCGGCCAGATTGCCTCCGACGGTGACAAAACCGTGAAGGTATATCCGCTGGTAGGTGGCGTCGTTGAGCAACTCAGCGTGGAGCTAGGTGACCACGTGGCGAAGGGCCAAGTGCTAGCCGTAATTAAGAGCGGCGAAATTGCCGACCTGCAAAACCAAAGCTCCGCCGCCGGCTCTGACCTCGATATTGCTCGCAAGAACCTGCAAGTAGCCGAAGATCAGTTTCATGATGGCCTAGCTTCGGAGCGCGACGTGGTGCTAGCCCGCCAAGAGCTGCGCAAAGCGCAAGGCAACGTGGGCAAGAGCCGTAAGCAGCTGAGTGTGTACGGCGTATCGGCCGATGGCACTTACACGTTGCGGGCGCCTATCTCGGGCTTTATAACTGAAAAGAACGTCACCGACCACATGCAGTTCAACGCTGACAACGTAGGCAACCTGTTTACGGTAAGCAACTTGGACGATGTGTGGATTATGGCCAACGTGTTTGAATCGGATATTGCCAAAGTGCGCGAAGGCTATCAGGCCGACGTGACCACGCTGAGCTACCCCGACAAGCACTTCAACGGCCGCATCGACAAGGTCTTCAACGTGCTCGACCCCGAAAGCAAAGTGATGAAGGTGCGCGTACGTCTCGACAACCCCGGTTACCTGCTTAAGCCTGAGATGTATGCCCAAATCAGAGTGGGCAATACGGAAGGCAACAAGATGCTAGCCGTGCCCGCTAAGTGCGTGGTGTTCGACAAAGACCGCAACTTCGTGATGGTCTTCAAGGACCGCAGCCACATCGAAACGCGCCCCGTGCAAATTCTGAAAACGGTAGGCGACGTGAGTTACGTGAAATCGGGTCTGCAAGACGGTGAGAAGATCATCGCTCAGAATCAGCTACTCGTGTACGACGAACTGAACGACTAATTCCAGAGGATTCGGAAGCAATAAGCTAGGAAGTAGAAGTTAGCCTAAGTGCGCTGACGGCCATTCCCTTGCCTTTTCAGAACGGCTTCTTTTTGTTTCCTCCTTCTTCCTAGATTCTGAATTCTAGCTTTTTAGCAAGTCATGAATAAGTTCATCCAAGGCATTATCGCCTTTTCCCTTAAAAACCGCGGCTTCATCTTCCTGGTGACCCTGGTGGCCATCGTGGCTGGGGTAGTGAGCTACCGGAACACGCCGATTGAGGCGTTTCCTGACGTAACGAACACCGAAATCACCATCATCACGCAGTGGCCCGGCCGCTCGGCGGAGGAGATTGAGAAGTTCGTGACGGCGCCCATCGAAATTGCGCTGAACCCCGTGCAGAAAAAGACCAGCATCCGCTCGACGACGCTATTCGGCTTGTCGGTGGTGAAGGTCATCTTCGACGACGGCGTAGACGACGCTTTTGCCCGGGTGCAGGTAAACAACCTGCTCGCTCAGGCTGACCTACCCGAAGGCGCTGATCCCGACGTGCAGCCGCCCTACGGCCCTACTGGCGAGATTTTCCGCTATACCCTAGCTAGCTCGGACAAAACCACTCGCGAGCTGAAAACCATCCAGGATTGGGTGATTGAGCGCAACCTGAAAGCCGTACCTGGCGTGGCCGACGTGAACAGCTTCGGCGGCGAGGTGAAGGACTACGAAATCAGCGTGAACCCCGGCAAGCTACAAGACTTCGGCATCACGCCGCTAGACGTGTACAACGCCATTCAGCGCTCCAACATCAACGTGGGCGGCGACGTGATTAACGAAGGTCAGCAGAACTACGTGGTGCGCGGCATCGGCCTGCTGAATAACATCGGCGACATCAATAACACCGTTATCAAGAACGTGAACGGTGCCCCGATCTTGGTGAAAGACGTGGCTATCGTGCACGAGTCGGCGCTGCCCCGCCTAGGTCGGGTGGGCCGCGGCACCAACGACGATATGGTAGAAGGCATTGTGGTAATGCGCAAAGGCGAAAACCCATCGGAAGTTATTGCCCGCCTCAAGGATAAAGTAGCCGACCTGAACGACAAGATTCTGCCTTCGGACGTGAAGATCAAGACCTTCTACGACCGGCAGCAGCTGATTGACTTCTCGACCGAAACGGTAATCCACAACCTGATGGAGGGTATCATCCTCGTGACGGTGATTGTGTTCATCTTCATGGCCGACTGGCGCACCACGGTTATCGTGTCCGTGATTATCCCGCTAGCCTTGCTGTTTGCCTTCATCTGCTTGCGCTTAAAAGGTATGAGCGCCAACCTATTGAGCATGGGCGCCATCGACTTCGGTATCATCATCGACGGAGCCGTGGTAATGGTGGAAGGGCTCTTTGTTGCCCTCGACCACAAGGCGCACGAAATGGGCATGGAGCGCTTCAACAAGCTTGCTAAGCTAGGTCTGATCAAGAAGACGGGCCGCGAGATGGGTAAGTCGATCTTCTTCGCCAAAGCTATCATTATCACCGCCTTGCTACCCATCTTCTCCTTTGAGAAAGTAGAAGGCAAGGTGTTTTCGCCCCTAGCTTGGACCCTAGGTTTCGCCCTACTCGGCGCGCTTATTTTCACGCTGACTTTAGTGCCGGTGCTGGCTAGCATCTTGCTGCGAAAGAACGTGCGGGAGAAGGACAATTTCTTCGTCCGCGGCATTAACCACGGCGCCCAGCGCTTCTTCCGCTTCACCTATGCCCGCAAAACGGCTAGTTTGCTGGTTGCTACGATCATTGTGGCTGTTGGGGTAGGCTCCTTCCACTTTCTAGGTTCCGAGTTCTTGCCCGAGCTAAACGAAGGTTCGATCTACGTGCGGGCCCAGTTGCCGCTGAGTATCTCTTTGGATGAGTCGAATAAGCTGTGCAACGAGATGCGCCGCGTGTTCCTGACCTTCCCAGAAGTGAGCGACGTGGTAAGCCAGACCGGCCGCCCTAACGACGGCACCGACCCGACGGGCTTCTACAACAACGAGTTCCTGGTGCAGATCAAGCACACGGATGAAGTGCAGAAGAAGATGAAGAGCGCTGCCTACCGTGAGGAATTGATTGCGCACATGAAAGAGAAGCTTAACCGCTTCCCCGGCGTAGACTTCAACTTCTCGCAGCCCATCACCGACAACGTGGAAGAAGCTGCTTCTGGGGTGAAAGGCTCGATTGCCGTGAAGATCTACGGGACCGACCTAAAAACGCTGGAAGGCAAAGCCCGCCAAGTATATGAGCAGCTCAAAACCGTAAAAGGCATCGACGACCTAGGCGTGCTGCGCAACATTGGACAGCCCGAGCTGCACGTTGACCTGGACGAAGGTCGCATGGCCCAGTACGGCGTATCGAAGTCGGATGCCAACGCGGTGCTCGAAATGGCCGTGGGTGGTAAGCAAGCGAGCCAGATGTACGAAGGCGAGCGGAAATTTCCGATCCGGGTACGCTACCAAGAGCAGTTCCGCCAGACGCCTGCCGAAATCGGGGCGCTAATGGTACCGACCCAAGCGGGCAACACCATCCCCATGACGGAAATTGCCAACATCTCCGACGTGAATGGCCCTTCGCTCATCTACCGTGATGACAACCAACGCTTTGCAGCTGTCAAGTTCAGCATCCGCGGCCGCGACATGGGCTCCACGATTGAAGAAGCCCAGCGTAAAGTAAACAAGGTGCTCCAGCTCCCGAAGGGCTACTCGATCAAATGGGCAGGCGACTTCGAGAACCAGCGCCGCGCTACCCAGCGCCTAGGTCAGGTAGTGCCGATTTCGCTGGCCATGATCTTCTTCATCCTATTCATCCTGTTCGGCAACTTGAAAGACGCTGGTCTGGTGCTCGTAAACGTACCGTTTGCGCTTATCGGTGGCATTGCCTCGCTACTGATTACGCACACCAACTTCAGCATCTCGGCCGGTATCGGCTTCATTGCCCTGTTCGGTATCTGTATCCAGAACGGCGTGATTCTCATCTCGGTGTTCAAGCAAAACCTGGTGAAGAAGATGTCGCTCGACGACAGCATCCACGAAGGCGTGATTAGCCGCGTGCGCCCCGTGGTGATGACGGCCATGATGGCAACTATTGGTCTGATGCCCGCTGCTATCAGCAC
This Hymenobacter sp. GOD-10R DNA region includes the following protein-coding sequences:
- a CDS encoding HAMP domain-containing sensor histidine kinase; this encodes MTIRNRLTLLFLVLVGIILFGALSVTFLLHAQYTRQEFHQRLRDRAEVTGYVFLEQDELHESAFSNFRQRYLRTLTDEVLQIYDSHLNPRFIKEDARLHLSDSLLVRIIAEKELYFTLGPRQAIGLFYHDNQGDFVIVAAAENRAGRARMEHLASMLALVFVGSLVVIYVAGRLFAGRALAPIAAVNDQVDRITARDLHLRVEEGRSDKDEITRLARTFNRMLERLEESFEGQRTFVSNASHELRTPLTATIGELQVLLARDREPVAYREALSSVLTELQQLKTLINNLLEFTQANTGTMTGDEIRLDELLWEAREAVAPDQRRRIHITLDSLPPDATQMEISGNRQLLSRALANLFDNALKYSGDKPVEVHFEYAEGFVYILIEDQGIGISEKDLSGIFQPFFRAGNARGVIGHGVGLPLSKKIIELHGGKLTITSQLNEGTIAAVTFKL
- a CDS encoding efflux RND transporter periplasmic adaptor subunit translates to MLRTIRFTTAVVAAFTTCTFTSCSEEATELVTKTPERSALHPHMLRHLTLDTARTEAVRSEVKLTGRVSTNLDKTVQVYPLVGGVVEAVRVSLGDHVEKGQVLAVIKSGEIADLQNQNSAAGSDLTIARKNLQVTEDLFGSGLAAERDVLTARQELRKAQANAGKSRKQLSVYGVSADGTYTLRAPISGFITEKNVTDRMQFNADNVDNLFTIANLSTVWVLADVFQADIAHVQVGHTADVTTLSYPDKHFIGHIDKVFNMLDPESKVMKVRVRLDNSDYLLKPGMHARVNVSTIEKQRHVAVAHKNLVFHNDRNFVLVFKDPKHIETREVSILKTVGDKSYVSSGLQDGERVVAQNQLLLYKELND
- a CDS encoding TolC family protein → MQRLFLFLISLPLLAGTAQAAATPAPSAPADTVQLTLPQAEQRFVQNNFSLLAQQYNVTAAEAQIQQAKLWDNPTISLEQNTYNPTTGKHFDMTRSGESIVQVQQLFSIAGRRKAAGRVAQQNALVEQFNFQDLQRNLRFQLRTTFYDLFFKQQTVGAYDREINSFRRTVAQYQGQYDKGNIALKEVIRLKAFLFQLENERQGLLTDIAGQEADLRVLIRDNAGTYYRPQADPVRLQGLGLGAYSVEQLADTAQIARADLRARQADVEQQNQNLRLQRAIAAPDLAVGYVYDRAGSYIQNYNALTLGIAVPIFNRNQGNIRSAQAQIESSKAQLNQQQLVVQNDVQEAYRLTQQTNQLYQNTNRSTGDFDRLITGIEQSYAKRNITIVEFLDFYESYKNNLVLLNQLRSNRMRAFEQLNFSVGRPIFRAE
- a CDS encoding efflux RND transporter periplasmic adaptor subunit, which gives rise to MNRIPSLLLAATASLGLLASCSQKPKDDAETPQKAEAGFTMSDTMLRELRIDTVHAEPVRDELTLSGQIASDGDKTVKVYPLVGGVVEQLSVELGDHVAKGQVLAVIKSGEIADLQNQSSAAGSDLDIARKNLQVAEDQFHDGLASERDVVLARQELRKAQGNVGKSRKQLSVYGVSADGTYTLRAPISGFITEKNVTDHMQFNADNVGNLFTVSNLDDVWIMANVFESDIAKVREGYQADVTTLSYPDKHFNGRIDKVFNVLDPESKVMKVRVRLDNPGYLLKPEMYAQIRVGNTEGNKMLAVPAKCVVFDKDRNFVMVFKDRSHIETRPVQILKTVGDVSYVKSGLQDGEKIIAQNQLLVYDELND
- a CDS encoding CusA/CzcA family heavy metal efflux RND transporter, producing the protein MNKFIQGIIAFSLKNRGFIFLVTLVAIVAGVVSYRNTPIEAFPDVTNTEITIITQWPGRSAEEIEKFVTAPIEIALNPVQKKTSIRSTTLFGLSVVKVIFDDGVDDAFARVQVNNLLAQADLPEGADPDVQPPYGPTGEIFRYTLASSDKTTRELKTIQDWVIERNLKAVPGVADVNSFGGEVKDYEISVNPGKLQDFGITPLDVYNAIQRSNINVGGDVINEGQQNYVVRGIGLLNNIGDINNTVIKNVNGAPILVKDVAIVHESALPRLGRVGRGTNDDMVEGIVVMRKGENPSEVIARLKDKVADLNDKILPSDVKIKTFYDRQQLIDFSTETVIHNLMEGIILVTVIVFIFMADWRTTVIVSVIIPLALLFAFICLRLKGMSANLLSMGAIDFGIIIDGAVVMVEGLFVALDHKAHEMGMERFNKLAKLGLIKKTGREMGKSIFFAKAIIITALLPIFSFEKVEGKVFSPLAWTLGFALLGALIFTLTLVPVLASILLRKNVREKDNFFVRGINHGAQRFFRFTYARKTASLLVATIIVAVGVGSFHFLGSEFLPELNEGSIYVRAQLPLSISLDESNKLCNEMRRVFLTFPEVSDVVSQTGRPNDGTDPTGFYNNEFLVQIKHTDEVQKKMKSAAYREELIAHMKEKLNRFPGVDFNFSQPITDNVEEAASGVKGSIAVKIYGTDLKTLEGKARQVYEQLKTVKGIDDLGVLRNIGQPELHVDLDEGRMAQYGVSKSDANAVLEMAVGGKQASQMYEGERKFPIRVRYQEQFRQTPAEIGALMVPTQAGNTIPMTEIANISDVNGPSLIYRDDNQRFAAVKFSIRGRDMGSTIEEAQRKVNKVLQLPKGYSIKWAGDFENQRRATQRLGQVVPISLAMIFFILFILFGNLKDAGLVLVNVPFALIGGIASLLITHTNFSISAGIGFIALFGICIQNGVILISVFKQNLVKKMSLDDSIHEGVISRVRPVVMTAMMATIGLMPAAISTGIGSETSKPLAIVVIGGLITGTILTLFIFPLVFERFYRAEHTHYGDDPSLHPTKHHKQPSNPVLVGA